One Dromiciops gliroides isolate mDroGli1 chromosome 3, mDroGli1.pri, whole genome shotgun sequence DNA segment encodes these proteins:
- the ERCC1 gene encoding DNA excision repair protein ERCC-1 — protein sequence MASKETAEEATQPPKRKKFTIPLEEAPPLEVKSLFKSSRSLPSPVPSVSEAAPTYADYATAKLGAGGDGAKAAPPGAQLEADPGLGPSGGDAANQGPQGPKPPTKSNSITVSPRQRGNPVLKFIRNVPWEFGEIVPDYVMGHSTCALFLSLRYHNLHPNYIHERLQGLGKNYALRILLLQVDVKDPQRALKDLAKMCILADCTLILAWSPEEAGRYLETYKSYEQKPADLLKEKLEQDYVSRVTECLTTVKSVNKTDSQTLLATFGSLEQLAAASQDDLSLCPGFGPQKARRLFEVLHQPFLKVP from the exons ATGGCCAGCAAGGAGACCGCTGAAGAGGCCACCCAGCCCCCTAAGAGAAAGAAGTTCACCATCCCCCTGGAGGAGGCTCCGCCCCTGGAG gtaAAGTCCTTATTTAAATCCAGTCGGAGCCTGCCTTCCCCTGTTCCCTCTGTCAGTGAGGCAGCTCCAACCTATGCTGACTATGCCACAGCTAAGCTCGGTGCTGGAGGAGACGGGGCCAAAGCTGCTCCCCCAGGGGCCCAGCTCGAAGCAGATCCAGGCCTGGGACCCTCTGGAGGTGACGCTGCCAACCAGGGCCCTCAGGGACCAAAACCTCCCACCAAGAGCAACAGCATCACTGTGAGCCCCCGACAG AGGGGGAATCCGGTCCTGAAATTCATACGGAATGTGCCTTGGGAATTTGGAGAGATTGTCCCTGACTATGTTATGGGCCACAGCACCTGTGCCCTCTTCCTCAG CCTGCGCTACCACAACCTGCACCCCAATTACATCCATGAACGTCTACAAGGGCTGGGGAAGAATTATGCCTTGCGGATACTCCTGCTACAAGTAGATGTG AAGGACCCTCAGCGTGCCCTAAAGGATCTGGCTAAGATGTGCATCCTGGCTGACTGCACACTGATTCTAGCCTGGAG CCCAGAAGAAGCTGGGCGGTACCTGGAGACTTACAAGTCATATGAGCAGAAGCCCGCCGACCTGCTGAAGGAGAAGCTCGAACAGGACTATGTGTCAAGG GTCACAGAGTGTCTGACCACAGTGAAGTCAGTGAATAAGACAGATAGCCAGACGCTGCTGGCCACCTTTGGG TCTCTGGAGCAGCTGGCAGCCGCCTCTCAAGACGACCTGTCCCTCTGTCCTGGCTTTGGGCCTCAGAAG GCCCGAAGGCTCTTTGAAGTCCTGCACCAGCCCTTCCTGAAGGTGCCCTGA